TGCGCCCCAGCAGCTACAGATACCGAAGAAGTTACTCCTGAAGTAGAAAATACTACTCCTGCGGGTGAAGATGCTGCGGAAACCAAAGAAGAAGTGAAAACTGAGGAAGATGCTGCGGAAACCAAAGAAGAAGTGAAAATTGAGGAAGAACCTGGCGCAGTTGAGGAAGAACCTGGCGCAGTTGAAGAAACTGAGACTCCTGCTGAAGGAAATTAATAGCTTAAGAAAAGTCGCGGTCGAATGGGCTAGCAAAGTTAAATTGCTAGGGTTTAATTAACTTGGGTGAGGCGACTGCTTCACCCAGAAAAAGCAATTATTTAAGAACAGATTTTCCTGAGCGAGCAACATTTGCCAAAATAGTTAAAGGACCGCGCTCTTTGACTATTTTTCTTTGTTCATCGTTACGCACGAATAGCGAACCAGCAAAACCTAACGAGTTAACAGAAATTGAGTGAAAATGTTCTTGCGATCGCGCAATCAATAACATCCATTCACGAGTAAAAAGCAGATTATATGCTCCCGATAACCGATCGCTATCAACTTCTTGATGAAGCAAGTTAACTGCACGTAATAAATCATGATAACATTCTAAGCTAGAAATACCAGCTTGGGCGGGAGATTCTCCCCAACTAGGATCGAGTTTCATTAGTCCGTGAAGGAAAGAAAATTGGGGTATTGTACCGATAGTATCGGAAAACTCAGCCGCCGCGATCGCGGGAGCGATGGGTATCTTCTCCCCTTCAGAAATAAGCGGTAAAGGAATTAACTGTAAATGCTTGTGGGGTTGACTAGCACCTGCGATCGCGCCACCATTATAAAAAGCTAAACCATCAATTTCTCTCAGCACTGTCCAAATTGCCTGAAAATCATTTAAGTTGAGTAAATTGTCCTGTGACTCAAACTCGCGAGTAACGATCAGTAAATGATGGTCAACTACATTAAACTTATTTAATAAACACAAATGTGTCTCGGAAAGATCGCTAACAAATAAATCTTCTTCATAAGGAAGAAAAGGATTTTTTTTCGATTTTTTTTCCTGTGGTTGCTGTTTTTTCGCTTCATCCTTACGAACCAAGTTAGCAACCGATCTTACCACAAAATTAATTCCGCGATCGCCAATCAACTCATATTCAGTCGCGATCGAGTGAAGTGCGCCACAATTGAGAGCATATTCAGTTTGCTGTGTTACCTTGTTCCATAGAGTACCTGGTTCTAACAGCAATTTTGATTTCGTCATTGGTTCTTCCTGGAAAATTATCAAAAATTAAGGGTTGAATGATTAGGGAATGGGTAAATTACCCAGTCTCCAGATTTAGTCAGAAGTGAGAACTGAGTCAAGAGTGCAAATCTC
This genomic window from Oscillatoria salina IIICB1 contains:
- a CDS encoding ATP adenylyltransferase family protein, yielding MTKSKLLLEPGTLWNKVTQQTEYALNCGALHSIATEYELIGDRGINFVVRSVANLVRKDEAKKQQPQEKKSKKNPFLPYEEDLFVSDLSETHLCLLNKFNVVDHHLLIVTREFESQDNLLNLNDFQAIWTVLREIDGLAFYNGGAIAGASQPHKHLQLIPLPLISEGEKIPIAPAIAAAEFSDTIGTIPQFSFLHGLMKLDPSWGESPAQAGISSLECYHDLLRAVNLLHQEVDSDRLSGAYNLLFTREWMLLIARSQEHFHSISVNSLGFAGSLFVRNDEQRKIVKERGPLTILANVARSGKSVLK